In Sulfuricurvum sp. IAE1, one DNA window encodes the following:
- a CDS encoding AAA family ATPase → MNITWPAFNRNQMILLVSGGIILLLLLYALLRDGADTITLDEASRLIESEQVEKAYTDEGYTYLSTKEEGVVRIPTSQLPSELTAHLVIEPKGGSGWGWFFLFFALIGGAGYWAWKNRLGFEDDEVPTQTTTHAAVAAETPESAPSTIQPVKSTVRFSDIGGIGDVKEELEEIIDFLRNPKRYYSFGARMPRGVLLVGPPGVGKTMIAKAVAAEADVPFFYQSGASFVQIYVGMGAKRVSELFSAAKKNAPAIIFIDEIDAVGKKRGGERNDEREGTLNQLLTEMDGFEDTSGIVVIAATNNIDVMDAALLRAGRFDRRIFVELPTASEREAILNKYLRNIPHDLSVAEVARMTVGFNGASLAALVNEAALLCLRQKEIQVRMEHFLAVKDKVMFGKKKVAMLSEEQRRYHARYQAGKVFAATWFDLPYEKISLSNDTITPPTAEPLLKHEIEAHVRVHLAGIAASNLRFGEHASNASHDVKAAEELVHAMVYEYGMGGSILPGAEDESKLMERLYQEISSLLERNEKIVAKFESILEEYEQISKALAKATMNEIL, encoded by the coding sequence ATGAACATAACCTGGCCCGCGTTTAACCGAAATCAGATGATTCTCCTGGTATCGGGGGGGATCATACTGCTGCTGTTGCTTTACGCGCTGCTTCGCGACGGTGCCGATACGATCACACTCGATGAAGCGAGCCGCCTGATCGAGAGTGAACAGGTCGAAAAAGCCTACACGGACGAGGGATACACCTACCTCTCGACCAAAGAAGAAGGTGTCGTGCGGATCCCTACGTCGCAGCTGCCTTCCGAATTGACCGCCCATCTCGTCATCGAACCCAAAGGGGGAAGCGGATGGGGATGGTTTTTCCTCTTTTTCGCGCTGATCGGGGGAGCCGGATACTGGGCGTGGAAAAACCGGCTCGGTTTCGAAGACGACGAGGTCCCGACCCAGACGACGACACATGCCGCCGTGGCGGCCGAGACGCCCGAGAGCGCACCCTCGACAATCCAGCCGGTCAAATCGACGGTCCGCTTCAGTGATATAGGCGGGATTGGCGACGTCAAAGAAGAACTCGAGGAGATCATCGATTTTCTCCGCAACCCTAAACGCTATTACAGTTTCGGGGCGCGGATGCCGCGCGGCGTATTGCTCGTAGGCCCTCCTGGGGTAGGGAAGACGATGATCGCCAAAGCGGTCGCCGCCGAAGCGGACGTGCCGTTTTTCTATCAAAGCGGGGCTTCGTTCGTCCAGATATACGTCGGGATGGGGGCCAAGCGGGTGAGCGAGCTTTTCTCTGCTGCCAAGAAAAACGCCCCGGCGATCATTTTCATCGACGAAATCGACGCCGTCGGGAAAAAACGGGGCGGGGAACGCAACGACGAACGCGAAGGGACCCTCAATCAGCTTCTGACCGAAATGGACGGGTTTGAAGATACCAGCGGCATCGTCGTCATCGCCGCGACGAACAACATCGACGTGATGGACGCGGCGCTGCTCCGTGCGGGGCGTTTCGACCGTCGAATTTTCGTGGAGCTGCCTACCGCAAGCGAGCGTGAGGCGATTCTGAATAAATACCTTCGCAACATTCCGCATGACCTTTCGGTGGCGGAAGTGGCGCGCATGACGGTCGGGTTTAACGGTGCGTCACTCGCGGCACTGGTGAATGAAGCGGCTTTGTTGTGCCTGCGCCAAAAAGAGATCCAGGTGCGGATGGAACATTTTCTGGCGGTCAAAGACAAGGTGATGTTCGGGAAAAAGAAAGTAGCGATGCTCAGCGAGGAACAGCGGCGTTACCACGCCCGTTACCAGGCGGGAAAAGTGTTCGCCGCGACGTGGTTCGACCTGCCGTACGAAAAAATCAGCCTCAGCAACGACACGATCACCCCTCCAACCGCCGAACCGCTCCTCAAACACGAGATCGAAGCACACGTTCGGGTCCATCTGGCAGGTATCGCGGCTTCGAATCTCCGGTTCGGGGAACACGCCAGCAACGCATCGCACGACGTAAAGGCGGCCGAAGAACTTGTACACGCGATGGTCTACGAATACGGCATGGGCGGCTCGATCCTCCCCGGAGCCGAAGACGAATCGAAACTGATGGAGCGGCTTTATCAGGAGATTTCGTCCCTTTTGGAACGTAATGAAAAGATCGTTGCCAAATTCGAATCGATCCTCGAAGAGTACGAGCAGATATCCAAAGCTCTCGCCAAGGCGACGATGAATGAGATTCTTTAG
- the mtaB gene encoding tRNA (N(6)-L-threonylcarbamoyladenosine(37)-C(2))-methylthiotransferase MtaB, with protein sequence MKPKVFFKTFGCRTNLFDSQVMMGALRDYDITENEAEADIVIVNSCTVTNGADVSVRGYINQMDKQGKKLFLTGCGAHTKGESLFNAGKVQGVFGQSEKTRINTLLSSESRFYQIGDLNYVDDAIVEEFVGKSRAFIKIQEGCNFRCSYCIIPYVRGDARSLDEAKILEQVSRLAANGFGEFILTGTNVGSYGQGEGRNIAELMKKMALIRGVRRIRVGSLEPIQINESFREILDEPWLERHLHIAIQHASDEMLRLMNRRNRTRSDIELFAMLREKGFALGTDFIVGHPGESDALWEEAMGNLRLLGLTHIHPFTYSKRDGTPSASMKPEVNGAIAAARMAELNALVAQNNRAFRERVTTPLEVLVESGENGIYSGYDQYFNKTVIESAEDISGDWITLEHYEVHDEHNLARV encoded by the coding sequence GTGAAGCCGAAAGTCTTTTTCAAAACCTTCGGGTGCCGTACCAACCTGTTTGATTCGCAGGTAATGATGGGTGCCCTCCGCGACTACGACATCACCGAAAACGAAGCCGAAGCCGACATCGTCATCGTCAACTCCTGCACCGTGACCAACGGTGCGGATGTCAGTGTGCGCGGCTACATCAACCAGATGGACAAACAGGGGAAAAAGCTTTTTCTGACCGGATGCGGCGCCCATACCAAAGGGGAGAGCCTTTTTAACGCGGGAAAAGTCCAGGGGGTATTCGGACAGTCGGAGAAGACCAGGATCAATACCCTTTTGTCCAGCGAAAGCCGTTTTTATCAAATCGGCGATCTCAACTACGTCGACGATGCGATCGTCGAAGAGTTCGTCGGTAAATCGCGGGCATTCATCAAAATCCAGGAAGGGTGCAATTTCCGCTGCAGCTACTGTATCATCCCCTACGTACGCGGTGATGCGCGCAGTCTGGACGAAGCGAAAATCCTCGAGCAGGTTTCGCGTCTGGCGGCTAACGGTTTCGGGGAGTTTATTCTCACCGGGACCAACGTCGGCAGCTACGGGCAGGGGGAAGGGCGCAACATCGCCGAACTGATGAAAAAGATGGCGTTGATCCGCGGCGTTCGCCGCATCCGCGTGGGATCGCTCGAACCGATCCAGATCAACGAATCGTTTCGCGAGATCCTGGACGAACCGTGGCTCGAGCGTCATCTGCACATCGCGATTCAGCATGCGTCGGATGAGATGCTTCGTCTCATGAACCGTCGCAACCGCACCCGCAGTGACATCGAGCTCTTTGCGATGCTGCGCGAAAAAGGATTCGCCCTGGGGACCGATTTTATCGTCGGGCATCCGGGGGAAAGTGACGCGCTTTGGGAGGAGGCGATGGGGAACCTGCGGTTACTCGGGCTCACCCACATCCACCCTTTTACCTATTCCAAGCGCGACGGCACCCCCAGCGCGTCGATGAAGCCCGAAGTAAACGGAGCCATAGCCGCCGCGCGGATGGCCGAATTGAACGCCTTGGTCGCCCAAAACAACCGCGCGTTTCGTGAACGGGTGACGACCCCGCTCGAAGTGCTGGTCGAGAGCGGCGAGAACGGCATCTACAGCGGGTATGACCAGTATTTCAACAAAACGGTGATCGAATCGGCCGAAGACATTTCCGGCGACTGGATCACGTTAGAACATTACGAGGTGCACGATGAACATAACCTGGCCCGCGTTTAA
- a CDS encoding mechanosensitive ion channel domain-containing protein, with protein sequence MKRIVRLALAAVIASTWAFAASDKNDTPPVEISKDVQVQQARDEVAKIQKELSKASSVWIKSYNSYMAYQEARKNLRQIKWRIEELQNRRQTVERKLEIEALQAKEKILTDQVELLKAQGTSPFVSLLKPDEAGEQPTITNPFEIVTGLSYIKRLNSQYKDYLLREEELQELIALLERQVGLYKDLMRLDPKGDYEVELEATMLQVEKFKLALETLVSTAEVYEKRIESTEAKINEEIKEQISKLLNIVMIVVVLFLVSFLVKRILKRYIVDNERLYMANKILTFVNVTLVVLILMFSYIDNVGYLATVLGFASAGLAIAMRDWFMSLLGWLVIVVGGAIHVGDRIRVVKDGVEYVGDVLDVSLQRITIMEDVTLTTVEVNRRAGRIVFIPNNYIFTTLISNYSHGSLKTVWDGIDIVITFDSNHKKAAHIVKEITRKYSKGYTDITRKQINKLRDRYSLKNSNVEPRIFTLTAPYGIRISGWYLTNAYATLTLRSTITADVIDAFNAEPDITIAYPTQTFYTGPIPPKAPMPENGA encoded by the coding sequence GTGAAACGTATCGTCCGTTTGGCCCTTGCGGCCGTGATCGCCAGTACATGGGCTTTTGCCGCTTCGGATAAGAACGATACTCCGCCTGTGGAAATCTCGAAAGACGTACAGGTGCAGCAGGCCCGCGACGAAGTGGCAAAGATCCAAAAAGAGCTCTCAAAGGCGAGCAGCGTGTGGATCAAAAGCTACAACTCCTACATGGCCTACCAGGAGGCGCGCAAAAACCTTCGCCAAATCAAATGGCGGATCGAAGAGCTTCAGAATCGCCGCCAGACGGTCGAACGTAAACTCGAGATCGAAGCGTTGCAGGCCAAAGAGAAAATTCTCACCGATCAGGTCGAACTTCTCAAGGCACAGGGGACCAGTCCGTTCGTGTCGCTCCTCAAACCCGACGAAGCGGGGGAACAGCCCACCATCACCAACCCGTTCGAGATTGTGACGGGCCTCTCCTACATCAAGCGCCTCAACAGCCAGTACAAAGACTACCTCCTGCGTGAAGAGGAGCTTCAGGAGCTGATCGCGCTGCTCGAACGGCAGGTGGGACTTTACAAAGACCTTATGCGTCTCGATCCCAAAGGGGACTACGAGGTGGAACTCGAAGCGACGATGCTTCAGGTCGAGAAATTCAAACTTGCCCTCGAAACGCTTGTCTCTACCGCCGAGGTATACGAAAAGCGGATCGAATCGACCGAAGCCAAGATCAACGAAGAGATCAAAGAACAGATCAGCAAACTGCTTAACATCGTCATGATCGTCGTTGTTTTGTTCCTCGTGTCGTTTCTGGTCAAACGGATCCTCAAACGTTACATTGTCGACAACGAGCGCCTTTACATGGCAAACAAAATCCTCACCTTCGTCAACGTCACCCTCGTTGTCTTGATCCTGATGTTCAGCTATATCGACAACGTCGGCTACCTGGCGACGGTGCTCGGGTTCGCCTCTGCGGGTCTTGCGATCGCCATGCGCGACTGGTTTATGAGCCTGCTGGGATGGCTGGTGATCGTCGTCGGCGGGGCGATCCACGTCGGCGACCGCATCCGTGTGGTCAAAGACGGGGTCGAGTACGTCGGGGACGTTTTGGATGTATCGCTGCAGCGGATCACGATCATGGAGGACGTCACCCTCACTACCGTAGAGGTCAACCGGCGGGCGGGCCGTATCGTTTTTATCCCGAACAACTACATTTTCACGACGCTGATTTCGAACTATTCGCACGGATCGCTCAAAACGGTCTGGGACGGGATCGATATCGTCATCACGTTCGACTCGAACCACAAAAAAGCGGCCCACATCGTCAAAGAGATCACCCGCAAGTATTCGAAAGGCTACACCGACATCACCCGTAAGCAGATCAACAAGCTGCGCGACCGTTACAGCCTCAAAAACAGCAACGTCGAGCCCCGTATCTTTACCCTGACTGCCCCTTACGGAATCCGTATCAGCGGCTGGTATCTCACCAACGCCTACGCGACACTGACGCTGCGTTCGACGATTACGGCCGATGTGATCGACGCGTTCAACGCCGAGCCCGACATCACGATCGCTTATCCGACCCAGACGTTCTACACCGGGCCGATCCCTCCCAAAGCCCCCATGCCGGAGAACGGGGCGTGA
- the aroB gene encoding 3-dehydroquinate synthase, translating to MTININLKRVVDDSYPIHIGELPQIVYDGKVAVLTNPKVAGLHLQRLLSCLKAKEVYVITIPDGEHYKTLQTVESILDRMFDHRLNRKSLLVAFGGGVIGDMGGFAASLYNRGIDFVQVPTTLLSQVDASVGGKTGVNNRFGKNLIGAFHQPKAVYIDPSFLSTLPAREFGAGVAEIVKMAVTFNAPFFEWLERNDLREGDNLVYALQKAVETKAGVVEEDEKEQGLRAALNYGHTFGHVIENETKYETYLHGETVAIGMVMANDLACEVGLMQPAEAARVKAVLERYGLPLSYPIADIEKFYAAFFLDKKSADSAITFILPKGIGGVEITDKVDARTVKKILARFAGDAS from the coding sequence ATGACGATCAATATCAACCTTAAACGCGTTGTCGACGACTCGTATCCCATCCATATCGGGGAATTGCCCCAGATCGTATACGACGGAAAAGTCGCAGTCCTCACGAATCCGAAAGTGGCGGGGCTGCATCTACAGCGTCTCCTTTCTTGTCTCAAAGCCAAAGAGGTCTACGTCATAACAATTCCCGACGGCGAGCATTACAAAACTCTTCAGACGGTCGAGTCGATTCTGGACCGTATGTTCGACCACCGCCTCAACCGCAAATCGCTTCTCGTAGCGTTCGGCGGAGGGGTTATCGGCGATATGGGCGGATTCGCGGCGAGCCTGTACAACCGGGGTATCGATTTCGTCCAGGTTCCCACCACGCTGCTCAGCCAGGTGGATGCGAGCGTGGGAGGCAAAACGGGAGTCAACAACCGTTTCGGTAAAAATCTCATCGGTGCATTCCATCAGCCCAAAGCGGTTTACATCGATCCCTCTTTCCTCTCGACCCTTCCCGCACGCGAGTTCGGCGCGGGTGTCGCCGAGATCGTGAAAATGGCGGTCACCTTCAATGCACCGTTTTTTGAATGGCTGGAGCGTAACGATCTCAGAGAAGGGGACAACCTCGTCTACGCACTGCAAAAAGCGGTCGAAACGAAAGCGGGCGTCGTCGAAGAGGATGAAAAAGAGCAGGGGCTGCGCGCCGCGCTCAACTACGGTCACACGTTCGGGCACGTTATCGAAAACGAGACGAAATACGAAACCTATCTGCACGGCGAAACGGTAGCGATCGGGATGGTGATGGCCAACGACCTCGCGTGCGAGGTCGGATTGATGCAGCCCGCCGAAGCGGCGCGCGTGAAAGCGGTGCTGGAACGCTACGGCCTTCCGCTGTCGTATCCGATCGCCGACATCGAAAAGTTTTACGCGGCATTTTTCCTCGATAAAAAAAGTGCCGACAGCGCGATCACCTTTATCCTCCCAAAAGGGATCGGAGGGGTGGAAATCACCGATAAGGTCGATGCACGGACCGTCAAGAAAATCCTCGCCCGATTCGCGGGAGACGCGTCGTGA